The Micromonospora siamensis genome contains the following window.
GTCCGTCGGCAGGGTCATCAGGACGATGGTGCCCACCGCCAGCACCGGCCCCACGACCAGGGCGGCCCGGGCGATCCAGGCGGTGACCGGTGCCAGTAAGGCGACGACGCTCAGGCCGACGAGCAGCGGTATCGCGCTGAAACCGGCGACGGTGACCGCATCGACCTCGGCCGGCCCGGTGGGCGAGGTGAACCGGAAGGTGCCTCCGGCTGCTCGACCGAGGCCGTAGAGCGCCAGGTTGACCAGCGCGGCGGTGACGGCGGCGAGTGCGACGACTGCCGTCCGTGGGAGTCTAGACATGGGCCGGCTCCGTCCCGGTTTGACGGGCCAGGAACGCCGTGATGCGGGCGAAGGCGCCCGCCCACACCTCGCCGACGAAGAAGTCCCGGACCTCGGCGGCCGGGAAGCCACTCTGGACGACGGTCATCAGGGTGCCGCCGTCCTTCTCCTCGAAGGTGACCTCGATGCGGGTCGTCATGGTCATGCCGTCGGGGCTGGCTCCCGTGGACTCGGTGACCAGCCGGTGGGGGCGGTCGATCTCGACGAATGTCTGTGTCTCCCGGAACAGCATGTCCCGGCTGGGCCCCCACACCGCGGTCTGCTGGCCGCCGACGCGCAGATCCACCTCGATCTCGACGATGCCGGGTTGCTCGTCGAGGATGGTGAACCAGATCTTCTGCTTCTCCGCGTCCGTGTACGCGTCGAAGACCTCTTCCGGCGTCGCGGCGAGTTGCCGCGACACGCGCAGGTCGAGCGTCATGAATCCTCTCCCTCCGGGTTGGACTGCATGGTGAAGTAGACGTCGAGACCGTCGAGACGGCGGGCCCAGAGTCGCTGGTAGAAGCCCATCCAGCCCATCACCTCATCCAGTGGTGCGGGACTGAGGCGGCACCGGCGTGACCGTCCGATCTTCTCGGTGACGACGAGCCCGGCGTCCTGGAGCACCTGGACGTGCTTCTTCATGCCGGTCAGGCTCATCCCGGTCGGACCGGCGAGATCACCGATCGTGGCCGGGCCCGAACCGAGTCGGATCAGAACGCTTCGGCGGGTCGGATCGGCCAGGGCGCTGAACACCCTGTCCAACACGTGTTGATGAACCATGCGGTTCACCTTAATAAACTGAACCTACAGGTTCAACGTTTCGCGGCTCAGCCTTTCAGTCCGTCCCGCTCGACGGCGTACGCGCCGGCCTTCCGGTTCCGGAGGACGTCCGGGACACGCCGCCCATCCCGACGTGTCCTTCGGGAAATGCGCCTACTCCTGCGTGATCCGAAGCTGCCCGAGTTCCTGCGTGCACCGGGTGAGCGCGACGTAGAGCCCGTTCCACCCGCGCGGTTCGGCGGCGATGCCCTGCGGGTCGACCAGCAGCGTCGCGTCCCATTCCAGCCCCTTGGCCTGGGTCGCGGTGAGCACCGGCACGTCACTCAGCACGGTCAGCAGCTCGGCGACCCGGTCCGCGGGGGCGACGACGCCGACCGTCCCGCCGTGCCACCGCCGCCGCAGCTGTCGCACGGCCCGGGTGGCGGCGCCGGCGAGCTCGGCGGGCGCGACGGAAAGCTCCCAGGGCGCGATGCCGGCGGAGCGCACCGCCCGGGGCGGCATGTTGTGGCTGCCGGCTTCCCTCAGGACCGGCCCGGTCAGCTCCATGACCTCGCGCGGGGTCCGGTAGCAGATGGTGAGTTCCGCGGCGGTCCAGCGGTCCCCGAAGACGACCCGTACCGCCTCCGCCCAACTGGTGTGCCGGTGTGCCGCCTCGGCCTGGTCGATGTCGCCGACGGCGGTGATGGAGCGGCTGGGGCAGCGCCGCAGGACCATCTGCCACTGCATCTCGGACAGCTCCTGCGCCTCGTCGATGACGACGTGGCCGTACACCCAGCCGCGCTGGCGGCGGGCGTGGTCGGCGACGGACTCGCCCGGCGGTGGCGGGGCGTCGGCCTCGCCGAGCAGGTCGGCGAGGGCGTCGAGCAGGGGAATGTCGCTCGAGGCCCAGGTGGCGGGTTCCGCGGTGACGGCGGTGATCTCCTCCGGGGACAGCTGCGGGGCGAACCGGGCCAGCTGGGTGCGGTCGGTCAGGAGGCCACGCAGCAGGGTCGCGGCGTCGCGGGCGGGCCACCATGCCTCGACGAACCGGGCGATGGCGGCGTTCCCGGCGATCCGCTCACGGAGTTCCTCGACCTCCTCCTCCGAGAGGAGTCCGTCGACGTCGCTGCCGGTCGACGTCCCGCCCGGGTGGTGGTCGTGCCGCATGCTCCGGTCGACGCGGGCGAGGATGTCCTCGAAGCCCTCCTCCATCTCGTTCATCAGCGGCTCGCGCTGCTCGGCGACGACGTCGGCGAGGAGGTGGTGCAGCTGCTCGGCGAACGCCGCGCGGGCGCGATGGTACGGGCGTCCCTGCACCGCCGAGGCGAGCGCCTGCGTCACCGCCGCCGCGGGGATGGCGTGGAACTCGCCCTCCCAGCGCAGCCGCAGCTCGCGAGGCCGGGGGAGCAGTGACGCGACGTAGTCCTCGAGCGCGTGCTGCCAGAGGGCGCGGCCCTTGATCTCGGCGAGCGGGCGGCTCTCGTCGCGGCCCACCCGGATCCCGGGCAGCAGCGTGTCGCAGGTCGCCGAGACGACGGCGGTCTCACCGAGTGCGGGCAGCACCTGGGCGATGTAATCCAGGAACCGCGGCGACGGGCCGAGGACCAGGACCGCCTGGTCGGCGATCGTCCGGTGGGCGAACAGCAGGTAGGCGACGCGGTGCAGCGCGACGACTGTCTTGCCGGTGCCGGGACCACCCTGGACGATCAGCGGACCGGTCGCGTCGGCCCGGATGATGTCGTCCTGTTCGCGTTGCAGCGTGGAGATCGCCGTGGACATGTGACCGGTACGCCGCTGGTCCAGGGCGGCCAGGAGCGCGCCTTCACCGACGAGTTCCGTCGTCGTCGTTCCGTCCAGTGGCTCGTCGTCCACGCCGACGACGACCGACTTCTTCGTACGGATGTGGCGCCGGCGTGCCTGTCCCTGCGGGTCGACTGCCGTCGCGGTGTAGAACGGCCGGGCGGCTGGCGCGCGCCAGTCGAGCAGCAGGGGCTCGTCGTCCTCGCCGTCGTTGCGCAGACCGACCCGGCCCACGTGTCGCACGGTGCCGTCGAGGCCGTCGAGGCGGCCGAAGACCAACCCTTCCCTGGCCCGCCGTAGCTCTTCGTACTGCTGGCGGAGCATGCGCTGCCGGGTTCGTTCCAACGCGTCCAGGGCCTCGGCCGAGAGTTCGACCTCCAGGCGGTCGACCAGCGTGTCGCGCCGGGCCGAGGCCAGGTCGAGGAACTCCTGCTCCTCGGCGACCGCGGACCGGTGCGCGCCGTGTTCCGCGGTGGAGGTCGGCGGCTCGCCGGCCGGAATCGTGTCGATGACATCAGTGGTGCCGTGGTGCGGAGCGGACTTCCGGCGCATTCACGAATCCTCGGATCGGGTCCCCGTCGGCCCACGCGGGCCGCAGTGCATCAGGCGGAAAGCATAGGGATGGCCCTTCTCATGAGCCAGCAGTTTCGTGGGTCGAGATCGGAGTCTCAATTCCTTGCAGATCCACGTCGATCGTGGCCTCGATGAATCGTGATTCGCGCATTGGACCATCGATGCCGTCCGGAAACCCACGTGGCCGGTCGGTCAGCCCCGCTCGGCGACGCGTCGGGCCTGCCCGTCGTGCAGGTCGCCGACCCACTCCCAGCCGGGCCGGGCCGAGGGGCCGATCCGCGGGTCGTCGGGCTCCCGGCCCTCCCGCAGGGCGAGCACGTACGCCCGGTCCCGCTCGATCCGTTCCAACGCCTGACCGGCGCCGCCGACCGACCCGTGGCCGGGGATCACGACGTCGACGTCGGCCGCCACGTCCTCCAGCAGCCGCAGCGCGGTGAGGTAGTCCCCGACCGGGTCGTCGGCGTCCTCCAGGTCGAGCATCGGGACCAGGACGTCGGAGAGCATGTCGCCGGCGACGAGGACGCGGCGCTCCTCGAGGAGCAGCGCCGCATGGCCGACCGCGTGGGCGCGGTGCTCGATGATCCGGGCCGCCGGGCCGTCCCAGGGGATCCGCGCCGCCCCGGCGGGCAGGGCGGTGACCAGGCCGTACCCGTCCAGCGGGACCTGCCCGGCGATCTCCGTCTCGGCCAGGTGTTCGGTGATCCGGGCCTTCAGGTCCGGGTCGGACAGCTGCTCGCGTACGGCGGCAGCGCAGCGTGCGGTGCCGTGGCGGGGCGCCTCGCCGAGCCGGGCGTGCCAGAGCAGGTGGTCCCAGTCCGGGTGGGTCGAGAAGCCCGCCACGACGGTCCGGCCCGACCCGGCCAGGTCGTCGGCGAGGCAGTCGAGTTCGTGCTCGGTCAGGCCGGGGTCGACGAGCAGGACACCGGTGGGACCCTGCACGACGGTGGTGTTGGTCTCAAGGAACACGCTCTGGTGGACCAGTACGCCGTCCGTAACCTGACTCAGCACGGAATTGCCTCCCGAATGGTGTAGTGATGCATCGTGACGCCCTGCGTGAACGACCGCTGCTCGATCAGGTCGAGGTCGATCGGCCGGTCGTAGTCGTCGAAGAGCGGCCGGCCGAAGCCGAGGACCGACGGGTGGGTGAAGAGCAGCAGCTCGTCGAGGAGCCCGGCCCGGAGCAGCTGGGTGGCGAGCGTCGCGCCGCCCACCCCGATGGTGCCGTCGGTCTCGGCCCGCAGGGTGGCGAGTTGCGCGATGGCGTCGTCCCCGCCGATGATCCGGGTGTCGTGGTCGGCGGTGTGGCGGGTGCGGGAGACGAGCACCTTGGGCGCGTCGGTCCAGATGTGGCCGTACTCCCGCATGACGTCCGGCAGCGACGCGTCCTCACGGGCGCGCGGCCAGTACTCCTCCATCGTCTCGTACATGATCCGGCCCTGGACCATGGCGACGAGCTTGCGCGCCCGGGCGTTGAACTCGCGGTGCAGCTCCTCGTCGATGCGCAGCCACTCGCCCGCGCCGTCGTCCCCGGGAACCTGTTCGATCCGCAGGTCGAGCGAGACGTTCATCCAGTACAGGAAGCGGCCCATCTGGCCCCCGTTCATAGTGGTTGCGATTTGCAACTACTCTATTGAGGACGACATGCCTGTCAAGGAGGAAGTGTGGAACCACGGTCCGGGTGTCCGATCAACGCCGCCGTCGAGGTGCTCGGGGACCGCTGGGCGCTGCTGGTGCTCCGCGACGTCATCTTCGGCGACCGGCGCCACTTCCGGGCCCTGCTCACCGGGTCGATCGAGGGCATCGCCTCGAACATCCTGGCCGACCGTCTCGTGCGGCTCGTCGAGGCGGGGCTGCTCACCCGCGGCACCGCGGCCCGGGGGCAGCGCGCCCGCTACAGCCTCACCGAGGCCGGCATCCAGACCCTCCCGGTCATCCAGGCGCTGGCCAACTGGGGGTTGGACTGGTGCCCGGGCAGCGACGAGCTGCGGATCCGGGAGCAGATCGTGCGCGCCGAGGGTCCGGGGTTCGTCGAGGAGCTGATGGACGAGCTCCGGGTACGCCACCTGGACGCCCCACCGAAGGTCGAGCACGGGCCGGGCGCCTTCGAGCGGCTCGACGCCGCGTGCGCCGCCGAGCGGGAACGCCGGCGTACGGCCGATCCGGTCGCGGACCGCTGAGCTGACGCCAACGGGCGCGCCGCATGTCGTTTCCGTCCAAGACGACCGCCGTCGAGACGGCTACGGTCGAACCGCAACCCAGAAGACGATGAGGGGACAGCACCATGCGTGACCTGGTCTACACCGGTTTCATGTCGCTCGACGGCGTCGTGGACTCGCCCGGCGGCGGGCCGGGGGAGGAGCACCGCAGCGGCGGCTGGGTGTTCAAGGACCTCGAGTTCGTCCCGGAGGCCTGGTCGCTGAAGGGCGAGGAGCTCGCCGACACCACCGCGCTGATGTTCGGCCGCCGCAGCTACGAGGCGTTCGCGCCGGTCTGGCCCGGCTCGCCGGACCACGCCGACTACAAGGACCTGCCCAAGTACGTCGTGTCCAGCACGCTGGCCGCCGACGCCCTGGTCGACGGGTGGGGGCCGACGACCATCCTGCGCTCGACCGAGGACGTGGCCGCGCTCAAGGCGGGCGAGGGTGGCGCGATCTTCATCCACGGCAGCGCGGAACTGGCCCGGCGACTGTCCGACGCCGGCCTGATCGACCAGTACAACCTGCTCGTCTTCCCGGTGCTGCTCGGCGCCGGCAAGAGCCTG
Protein-coding sequences here:
- a CDS encoding HelD family protein gives rise to the protein MRRKSAPHHGTTDVIDTIPAGEPPTSTAEHGAHRSAVAEEQEFLDLASARRDTLVDRLEVELSAEALDALERTRQRMLRQQYEELRRAREGLVFGRLDGLDGTVRHVGRVGLRNDGEDDEPLLLDWRAPAARPFYTATAVDPQGQARRRHIRTKKSVVVGVDDEPLDGTTTTELVGEGALLAALDQRRTGHMSTAISTLQREQDDIIRADATGPLIVQGGPGTGKTVVALHRVAYLLFAHRTIADQAVLVLGPSPRFLDYIAQVLPALGETAVVSATCDTLLPGIRVGRDESRPLAEIKGRALWQHALEDYVASLLPRPRELRLRWEGEFHAIPAAAVTQALASAVQGRPYHRARAAFAEQLHHLLADVVAEQREPLMNEMEEGFEDILARVDRSMRHDHHPGGTSTGSDVDGLLSEEEVEELRERIAGNAAIARFVEAWWPARDAATLLRGLLTDRTQLARFAPQLSPEEITAVTAEPATWASSDIPLLDALADLLGEADAPPPPGESVADHARRQRGWVYGHVVIDEAQELSEMQWQMVLRRCPSRSITAVGDIDQAEAAHRHTSWAEAVRVVFGDRWTAAELTICYRTPREVMELTGPVLREAGSHNMPPRAVRSAGIAPWELSVAPAELAGAATRAVRQLRRRWHGGTVGVVAPADRVAELLTVLSDVPVLTATQAKGLEWDATLLVDPQGIAAEPRGWNGLYVALTRCTQELGQLRITQE
- a CDS encoding ArsR/SmtB family transcription factor, yielding MVHQHVLDRVFSALADPTRRSVLIRLGSGPATIGDLAGPTGMSLTGMKKHVQVLQDAGLVVTEKIGRSRRCRLSPAPLDEVMGWMGFYQRLWARRLDGLDVYFTMQSNPEGEDS
- a CDS encoding SRPBCC family protein, yielding MTLDLRVSRQLAATPEEVFDAYTDAEKQKIWFTILDEQPGIVEIEVDLRVGGQQTAVWGPSRDMLFRETQTFVEIDRPHRLVTESTGASPDGMTMTTRIEVTFEEKDGGTLMTVVQSGFPAAEVRDFFVGEVWAGAFARITAFLARQTGTEPAHV
- a CDS encoding dihydrofolate reductase family protein, with amino-acid sequence MRDLVYTGFMSLDGVVDSPGGGPGEEHRSGGWVFKDLEFVPEAWSLKGEELADTTALMFGRRSYEAFAPVWPGSPDHADYKDLPKYVVSSTLAADALVDGWGPTTILRSTEDVAALKAGEGGAIFIHGSAELARRLSDAGLIDQYNLLVFPVLLGAGKSLFGRADRDKHMLTLRESESYPNGILKLVYDVRR
- a CDS encoding MBL fold metallo-hydrolase, encoding MLSQVTDGVLVHQSVFLETNTTVVQGPTGVLLVDPGLTEHELDCLADDLAGSGRTVVAGFSTHPDWDHLLWHARLGEAPRHGTARCAAAVREQLSDPDLKARITEHLAETEIAGQVPLDGYGLVTALPAGAARIPWDGPAARIIEHRAHAVGHAALLLEERRVLVAGDMLSDVLVPMLDLEDADDPVGDYLTALRLLEDVAADVDVVIPGHGSVGGAGQALERIERDRAYVLALREGREPDDPRIGPSARPGWEWVGDLHDGQARRVAERG
- a CDS encoding winged helix-turn-helix transcriptional regulator, which gives rise to MEPRSGCPINAAVEVLGDRWALLVLRDVIFGDRRHFRALLTGSIEGIASNILADRLVRLVEAGLLTRGTAARGQRARYSLTEAGIQTLPVIQALANWGLDWCPGSDELRIREQIVRAEGPGFVEELMDELRVRHLDAPPKVEHGPGAFERLDAACAAERERRRTADPVADR
- a CDS encoding DUF6069 family protein, yielding MSRLPRTAVVALAAVTAALVNLALYGLGRAAGGTFRFTSPTGPAEVDAVTVAGFSAIPLLVGLSVVALLAPVTAWIARAALVVGPVLAVGTIVLMTLPTDFDTMSKVTLALCHVTLVPITLAAVVAIARRARSTIAVTAVPT
- a CDS encoding dihydrofolate reductase family protein, translated to MGRFLYWMNVSLDLRIEQVPGDDGAGEWLRIDEELHREFNARARKLVAMVQGRIMYETMEEYWPRAREDASLPDVMREYGHIWTDAPKVLVSRTRHTADHDTRIIGGDDAIAQLATLRAETDGTIGVGGATLATQLLRAGLLDELLLFTHPSVLGFGRPLFDDYDRPIDLDLIEQRSFTQGVTMHHYTIREAIPC